A portion of the Pan troglodytes isolate AG18354 chromosome 10, NHGRI_mPanTro3-v2.0_pri, whole genome shotgun sequence genome contains these proteins:
- the ZNF641 gene encoding zinc finger protein 641 isoform X2, protein MQAEDRSQFGSAAEMLSEQTAALGTGWESMNVQLDGAEPQVERGSQEERPWRTVPGPLEHLCCDLEEEPQSLQEKAQSAPWVPAIPQEGNTGDWEMAAALLAAGSQVSSASLGVSCGPITAAFVLLSHQPIDELAHMIINGFPIPKLDMLSQLEGGEEQWVPDPQDLEERDILRVTYTGDGSEHEGDTPELEAEPPRMLSSVSEDTVLWNPEHDESWDSMPRSSRGMLLGPPFLQEDSFSNLLCSTEMDSLLRPHTCPQCGKQFVWGSHLARHQQTHTGERPYSCLKCEKSFGRRHHLIRHQKTHLHDKTSRCSECGKNFRCNSHLASHQRVHAEGKSCKGQEVGESPGTRKRQRAPPVPKCHVCTECGKSFGRRHHLVRHWLTHTGEKPFQCPRCEKSFGRKHHLDRHLLTHQGQSPRNSWDRGTSVF, encoded by the exons ATGCAAGCTGAGGACAG GTCACAATTTGGGTCTGCAGCAGAAATGCTTTCAGAACAGACAGCAGCTCTGGGGACAGGATGGGAATCAATGAATGTACAGCTGGATGGAGCAGAGCCCCAGGTGGAAAGGGGAAGCCAGGAAGAGCGGCCATGGAGAACAGTACCAGGACCTCTGGAGCACCTGTGCTGTGACCTTGAAGAGGAGCCACAGTCCCTTCAGGAGAAGG CTCAGTCTGCTCCCTGGGTTCCTGCAATTCCCCAGGAGGGGAACACTGGAGACTGGGAGATGGCAGCTGCACTTCTTGCGGCGGGATCACAGGTGAGCTCTGCTTCCCTTGGCGTCTCCTGTGGTCCCATCACTGCTGCCTTTGTATTGCTTTCGCATCAGCCCATTGATGAGTTGGCTCACATGATCATCAATG GATTTCCAATTCCCAAACTGGACATGCTTTCTCAACTAGAAGGAGGAGAAGAAcaatgggtccctgacccccaggaCTTAGAGGAGAGGGACATTCTGAGGGTCACATATACAG GAGATGGAAGTGAACATGAGGGGGATACCCCTGAACTAGAAGCAGAACCTCCCAGAATGTTATCCAGCGTGTCTGAAGATACTGTTCTCTGGAACCCGGAGCATGATGAGAGCTGGGATTCCATGCCCAGGAGCTCCAGAGGAATGCTCCTGGGGCCCCCTTTTCTTCAGGAAGATAGTTTCTCAAACCTGCTGTGTAGCACAGAGATGGATTCCCTGTTAAGACCCCACACATGCCCCCAGTGTGGGAAACAGTTTGTATGGGGCTCCCACCTTGCCAGGCATCAACAAACACACACTGGGGAGAGACCCTACAGCTGCCTCAAGTGTGAGAAGAGCTTTGGGCGAAGACATCACCTCATCAGGCACCAGAAAACCCACCTACATGACAAGACCAGCAGGTGCTCTGAGTGTGGTAAGAATTTCCGATGCAACTCCCATCTGGCCAGCCACCAGAGAGTGCATGCAGAAGGCAAATCCTGCAAAGGCCAAGAGGTTGGAGAGAGCCCTGGCACAAGGAAACGGCAGCGTGCCCCACCAGTGCCAAAGTGTCACGTGTGCACTGAATGTGGGAAGAGCTTTGGCCGAAGGCACCACCTTGTGAGACACTGGCTGACCCACACTGGGGAGAAGCCCTTCCAGTGCCCTCGCTGTGAGAAGAGCTTTGGCCGAAAACATCACCTGGACAGGCACCTGCTCACCCACCAGGGACAAAGTCCCCGGAACAGCTGGGACAGAGGAACATCTGTCTTTTGA
- the ZNF641 gene encoding zinc finger protein 641 isoform X6 — protein sequence MLSQLEGGEEQWVPDPQDLEERDILRVTYTGDGSEHEGDTPELEAEPPRMLSSVSEDTVLWNPEHDESWDSMPRSSRGMLLGPPFLQEDSFSNLLCSTEMDSLLRPHTCPQCGKQFVWGSHLARHQQTHTGERPYSCLKCEKSFGRRHHLIRHQKTHLHDKTSRCSECGKNFRCNSHLASHQRVHAEGKSCKGQEVGESPGTRKRQRAPPVPKCHVCTECGKSFGRRHHLVRHWLTHTGEKPFQCPRCEKSFGRKHHLDRHLLTHQGQSPRNSWDRGTSVF from the exons ATGCTTTCTCAACTAGAAGGAGGAGAAGAAcaatgggtccctgacccccaggaCTTAGAGGAGAGGGACATTCTGAGGGTCACATATACAG GAGATGGAAGTGAACATGAGGGGGATACCCCTGAACTAGAAGCAGAACCTCCCAGAATGTTATCCAGCGTGTCTGAAGATACTGTTCTCTGGAACCCGGAGCATGATGAGAGCTGGGATTCCATGCCCAGGAGCTCCAGAGGAATGCTCCTGGGGCCCCCTTTTCTTCAGGAAGATAGTTTCTCAAACCTGCTGTGTAGCACAGAGATGGATTCCCTGTTAAGACCCCACACATGCCCCCAGTGTGGGAAACAGTTTGTATGGGGCTCCCACCTTGCCAGGCATCAACAAACACACACTGGGGAGAGACCCTACAGCTGCCTCAAGTGTGAGAAGAGCTTTGGGCGAAGACATCACCTCATCAGGCACCAGAAAACCCACCTACATGACAAGACCAGCAGGTGCTCTGAGTGTGGTAAGAATTTCCGATGCAACTCCCATCTGGCCAGCCACCAGAGAGTGCATGCAGAAGGCAAATCCTGCAAAGGCCAAGAGGTTGGAGAGAGCCCTGGCACAAGGAAACGGCAGCGTGCCCCACCAGTGCCAAAGTGTCACGTGTGCACTGAATGTGGGAAGAGCTTTGGCCGAAGGCACCACCTTGTGAGACACTGGCTGACCCACACTGGGGAGAAGCCCTTCCAGTGCCCTCGCTGTGAGAAGAGCTTTGGCCGAAAACATCACCTGGACAGGCACCTGCTCACCCACCAGGGACAAAGTCCCCGGAACAGCTGGGACAGAGGAACATCTGTCTTTTGA
- the ZNF641 gene encoding zinc finger protein 641 isoform X1, whose protein sequence is MQAEDRSQFGSAAEMLSEQTAALGTGWESMNVQLDGAEPQVERGSQEERPWRTVPGPLEHLCCDLEEEPQSLQEKAQSAPWVPAIPQEGNTGDWEMAAALLAAGSQGLVTIKDVSLCFSQEEWRSLDPSQTDFYGEYVMQENCGIVVSLRFPIPKLDMLSQLEGGEEQWVPDPQDLEERDILRVTYTGDGSEHEGDTPELEAEPPRMLSSVSEDTVLWNPEHDESWDSMPRSSRGMLLGPPFLQEDSFSNLLCSTEMDSLLRPHTCPQCGKQFVWGSHLARHQQTHTGERPYSCLKCEKSFGRRHHLIRHQKTHLHDKTSRCSECGKNFRCNSHLASHQRVHAEGKSCKGQEVGESPGTRKRQRAPPVPKCHVCTECGKSFGRRHHLVRHWLTHTGEKPFQCPRCEKSFGRKHHLDRHLLTHQGQSPRNSWDRGTSVF, encoded by the exons ATGCAAGCTGAGGACAG GTCACAATTTGGGTCTGCAGCAGAAATGCTTTCAGAACAGACAGCAGCTCTGGGGACAGGATGGGAATCAATGAATGTACAGCTGGATGGAGCAGAGCCCCAGGTGGAAAGGGGAAGCCAGGAAGAGCGGCCATGGAGAACAGTACCAGGACCTCTGGAGCACCTGTGCTGTGACCTTGAAGAGGAGCCACAGTCCCTTCAGGAGAAGG CTCAGTCTGCTCCCTGGGTTCCTGCAATTCCCCAGGAGGGGAACACTGGAGACTGGGAGATGGCAGCTGCACTTCTTGCGGCGGGATCACAG GGCCTGGTAACCATCAAGGATGTGTCACTGTGCTTCTCTCAGGAGGAGTGGCGGAGCCTGGACCCCTCTCAGACAGACTTTTATGGAGAATATGTCATGCAGGAAAACTGTGGGATAGTAGTCTCTCTGA GATTTCCAATTCCCAAACTGGACATGCTTTCTCAACTAGAAGGAGGAGAAGAAcaatgggtccctgacccccaggaCTTAGAGGAGAGGGACATTCTGAGGGTCACATATACAG GAGATGGAAGTGAACATGAGGGGGATACCCCTGAACTAGAAGCAGAACCTCCCAGAATGTTATCCAGCGTGTCTGAAGATACTGTTCTCTGGAACCCGGAGCATGATGAGAGCTGGGATTCCATGCCCAGGAGCTCCAGAGGAATGCTCCTGGGGCCCCCTTTTCTTCAGGAAGATAGTTTCTCAAACCTGCTGTGTAGCACAGAGATGGATTCCCTGTTAAGACCCCACACATGCCCCCAGTGTGGGAAACAGTTTGTATGGGGCTCCCACCTTGCCAGGCATCAACAAACACACACTGGGGAGAGACCCTACAGCTGCCTCAAGTGTGAGAAGAGCTTTGGGCGAAGACATCACCTCATCAGGCACCAGAAAACCCACCTACATGACAAGACCAGCAGGTGCTCTGAGTGTGGTAAGAATTTCCGATGCAACTCCCATCTGGCCAGCCACCAGAGAGTGCATGCAGAAGGCAAATCCTGCAAAGGCCAAGAGGTTGGAGAGAGCCCTGGCACAAGGAAACGGCAGCGTGCCCCACCAGTGCCAAAGTGTCACGTGTGCACTGAATGTGGGAAGAGCTTTGGCCGAAGGCACCACCTTGTGAGACACTGGCTGACCCACACTGGGGAGAAGCCCTTCCAGTGCCCTCGCTGTGAGAAGAGCTTTGGCCGAAAACATCACCTGGACAGGCACCTGCTCACCCACCAGGGACAAAGTCCCCGGAACAGCTGGGACAGAGGAACATCTGTCTTTTGA
- the ZNF641 gene encoding zinc finger protein 641 isoform X3 translates to MLSEQTAALGTGWESMNVQLDGAEPQVERGSQEERPWRTVPGPLEHLCCDLEEEPQSLQEKAQSAPWVPAIPQEGNTGDWEMAAALLAAGSQGLVTIKDVSLCFSQEEWRSLDPSQTDFYGEYVMQENCGIVVSLRFPIPKLDMLSQLEGGEEQWVPDPQDLEERDILRVTYTGDGSEHEGDTPELEAEPPRMLSSVSEDTVLWNPEHDESWDSMPRSSRGMLLGPPFLQEDSFSNLLCSTEMDSLLRPHTCPQCGKQFVWGSHLARHQQTHTGERPYSCLKCEKSFGRRHHLIRHQKTHLHDKTSRCSECGKNFRCNSHLASHQRVHAEGKSCKGQEVGESPGTRKRQRAPPVPKCHVCTECGKSFGRRHHLVRHWLTHTGEKPFQCPRCEKSFGRKHHLDRHLLTHQGQSPRNSWDRGTSVF, encoded by the exons ATGCTTTCAGAACAGACAGCAGCTCTGGGGACAGGATGGGAATCAATGAATGTACAGCTGGATGGAGCAGAGCCCCAGGTGGAAAGGGGAAGCCAGGAAGAGCGGCCATGGAGAACAGTACCAGGACCTCTGGAGCACCTGTGCTGTGACCTTGAAGAGGAGCCACAGTCCCTTCAGGAGAAGG CTCAGTCTGCTCCCTGGGTTCCTGCAATTCCCCAGGAGGGGAACACTGGAGACTGGGAGATGGCAGCTGCACTTCTTGCGGCGGGATCACAG GGCCTGGTAACCATCAAGGATGTGTCACTGTGCTTCTCTCAGGAGGAGTGGCGGAGCCTGGACCCCTCTCAGACAGACTTTTATGGAGAATATGTCATGCAGGAAAACTGTGGGATAGTAGTCTCTCTGA GATTTCCAATTCCCAAACTGGACATGCTTTCTCAACTAGAAGGAGGAGAAGAAcaatgggtccctgacccccaggaCTTAGAGGAGAGGGACATTCTGAGGGTCACATATACAG GAGATGGAAGTGAACATGAGGGGGATACCCCTGAACTAGAAGCAGAACCTCCCAGAATGTTATCCAGCGTGTCTGAAGATACTGTTCTCTGGAACCCGGAGCATGATGAGAGCTGGGATTCCATGCCCAGGAGCTCCAGAGGAATGCTCCTGGGGCCCCCTTTTCTTCAGGAAGATAGTTTCTCAAACCTGCTGTGTAGCACAGAGATGGATTCCCTGTTAAGACCCCACACATGCCCCCAGTGTGGGAAACAGTTTGTATGGGGCTCCCACCTTGCCAGGCATCAACAAACACACACTGGGGAGAGACCCTACAGCTGCCTCAAGTGTGAGAAGAGCTTTGGGCGAAGACATCACCTCATCAGGCACCAGAAAACCCACCTACATGACAAGACCAGCAGGTGCTCTGAGTGTGGTAAGAATTTCCGATGCAACTCCCATCTGGCCAGCCACCAGAGAGTGCATGCAGAAGGCAAATCCTGCAAAGGCCAAGAGGTTGGAGAGAGCCCTGGCACAAGGAAACGGCAGCGTGCCCCACCAGTGCCAAAGTGTCACGTGTGCACTGAATGTGGGAAGAGCTTTGGCCGAAGGCACCACCTTGTGAGACACTGGCTGACCCACACTGGGGAGAAGCCCTTCCAGTGCCCTCGCTGTGAGAAGAGCTTTGGCCGAAAACATCACCTGGACAGGCACCTGCTCACCCACCAGGGACAAAGTCCCCGGAACAGCTGGGACAGAGGAACATCTGTCTTTTGA
- the ZNF641 gene encoding zinc finger protein 641 isoform X7 produces the protein MQAEDRSQFGSAAEMLSEQTAALGTGWESMNVQLDGAEPQVERGSQEERPWRTVPGPLEHLCCDLEEEPQSLQEKAQSAPWVPAIPQEGNTGDWEMAAALLAAGSQGLVTIKDVSLCFSQEEWRSLDPSQTDFYGEYVMQENCGIVVSLRFPIPKLDMLSQLEGGEEQWVPDPQDLEERDILRVTYTGLLHFSLHSCSLLLTKKTTTEREKISRRIF, from the exons ATGCAAGCTGAGGACAG GTCACAATTTGGGTCTGCAGCAGAAATGCTTTCAGAACAGACAGCAGCTCTGGGGACAGGATGGGAATCAATGAATGTACAGCTGGATGGAGCAGAGCCCCAGGTGGAAAGGGGAAGCCAGGAAGAGCGGCCATGGAGAACAGTACCAGGACCTCTGGAGCACCTGTGCTGTGACCTTGAAGAGGAGCCACAGTCCCTTCAGGAGAAGG CTCAGTCTGCTCCCTGGGTTCCTGCAATTCCCCAGGAGGGGAACACTGGAGACTGGGAGATGGCAGCTGCACTTCTTGCGGCGGGATCACAG GGCCTGGTAACCATCAAGGATGTGTCACTGTGCTTCTCTCAGGAGGAGTGGCGGAGCCTGGACCCCTCTCAGACAGACTTTTATGGAGAATATGTCATGCAGGAAAACTGTGGGATAGTAGTCTCTCTGA GATTTCCAATTCCCAAACTGGACATGCTTTCTCAACTAGAAGGAGGAGAAGAAcaatgggtccctgacccccaggaCTTAGAGGAGAGGGACATTCTGAGGGTCACATATACAG GTCTTCTTCACTTTTCCCTCCATTCCTGCTCTTTGCTCCTGACAAAAAAGACTACCACAGAACGGGAGAAGATAAGTCGCAGAATCTTCTGA
- the ZNF641 gene encoding zinc finger protein 641 isoform X4 yields the protein MLSEQTAALGTGWESMNVQLDGAEPQVERGSQEERPWRTVPGPLEHLCCDLEEEPQSLQEKAQSAPWVPAIPQEGNTGDWEMAAALLAAGSQVSSASLGVSCGPITAAFVLLSHQPIDELAHMIINGFPIPKLDMLSQLEGGEEQWVPDPQDLEERDILRVTYTGDGSEHEGDTPELEAEPPRMLSSVSEDTVLWNPEHDESWDSMPRSSRGMLLGPPFLQEDSFSNLLCSTEMDSLLRPHTCPQCGKQFVWGSHLARHQQTHTGERPYSCLKCEKSFGRRHHLIRHQKTHLHDKTSRCSECGKNFRCNSHLASHQRVHAEGKSCKGQEVGESPGTRKRQRAPPVPKCHVCTECGKSFGRRHHLVRHWLTHTGEKPFQCPRCEKSFGRKHHLDRHLLTHQGQSPRNSWDRGTSVF from the exons ATGCTTTCAGAACAGACAGCAGCTCTGGGGACAGGATGGGAATCAATGAATGTACAGCTGGATGGAGCAGAGCCCCAGGTGGAAAGGGGAAGCCAGGAAGAGCGGCCATGGAGAACAGTACCAGGACCTCTGGAGCACCTGTGCTGTGACCTTGAAGAGGAGCCACAGTCCCTTCAGGAGAAGG CTCAGTCTGCTCCCTGGGTTCCTGCAATTCCCCAGGAGGGGAACACTGGAGACTGGGAGATGGCAGCTGCACTTCTTGCGGCGGGATCACAGGTGAGCTCTGCTTCCCTTGGCGTCTCCTGTGGTCCCATCACTGCTGCCTTTGTATTGCTTTCGCATCAGCCCATTGATGAGTTGGCTCACATGATCATCAATG GATTTCCAATTCCCAAACTGGACATGCTTTCTCAACTAGAAGGAGGAGAAGAAcaatgggtccctgacccccaggaCTTAGAGGAGAGGGACATTCTGAGGGTCACATATACAG GAGATGGAAGTGAACATGAGGGGGATACCCCTGAACTAGAAGCAGAACCTCCCAGAATGTTATCCAGCGTGTCTGAAGATACTGTTCTCTGGAACCCGGAGCATGATGAGAGCTGGGATTCCATGCCCAGGAGCTCCAGAGGAATGCTCCTGGGGCCCCCTTTTCTTCAGGAAGATAGTTTCTCAAACCTGCTGTGTAGCACAGAGATGGATTCCCTGTTAAGACCCCACACATGCCCCCAGTGTGGGAAACAGTTTGTATGGGGCTCCCACCTTGCCAGGCATCAACAAACACACACTGGGGAGAGACCCTACAGCTGCCTCAAGTGTGAGAAGAGCTTTGGGCGAAGACATCACCTCATCAGGCACCAGAAAACCCACCTACATGACAAGACCAGCAGGTGCTCTGAGTGTGGTAAGAATTTCCGATGCAACTCCCATCTGGCCAGCCACCAGAGAGTGCATGCAGAAGGCAAATCCTGCAAAGGCCAAGAGGTTGGAGAGAGCCCTGGCACAAGGAAACGGCAGCGTGCCCCACCAGTGCCAAAGTGTCACGTGTGCACTGAATGTGGGAAGAGCTTTGGCCGAAGGCACCACCTTGTGAGACACTGGCTGACCCACACTGGGGAGAAGCCCTTCCAGTGCCCTCGCTGTGAGAAGAGCTTTGGCCGAAAACATCACCTGGACAGGCACCTGCTCACCCACCAGGGACAAAGTCCCCGGAACAGCTGGGACAGAGGAACATCTGTCTTTTGA
- the ZNF641 gene encoding zinc finger protein 641 isoform X8 produces the protein MLSEQTAALGTGWESMNVQLDGAEPQVERGSQEERPWRTVPGPLEHLCCDLEEEPQSLQEKAQSAPWVPAIPQEGNTGDWEMAAALLAAGSQGLVTIKDVSLCFSQEEWRSLDPSQTDFYGEYVMQENCGIVVSLRFPIPKLDMLSQLEGGEEQWVPDPQDLEERDILRVTYTGLLHFSLHSCSLLLTKKTTTEREKISRRIF, from the exons ATGCTTTCAGAACAGACAGCAGCTCTGGGGACAGGATGGGAATCAATGAATGTACAGCTGGATGGAGCAGAGCCCCAGGTGGAAAGGGGAAGCCAGGAAGAGCGGCCATGGAGAACAGTACCAGGACCTCTGGAGCACCTGTGCTGTGACCTTGAAGAGGAGCCACAGTCCCTTCAGGAGAAGG CTCAGTCTGCTCCCTGGGTTCCTGCAATTCCCCAGGAGGGGAACACTGGAGACTGGGAGATGGCAGCTGCACTTCTTGCGGCGGGATCACAG GGCCTGGTAACCATCAAGGATGTGTCACTGTGCTTCTCTCAGGAGGAGTGGCGGAGCCTGGACCCCTCTCAGACAGACTTTTATGGAGAATATGTCATGCAGGAAAACTGTGGGATAGTAGTCTCTCTGA GATTTCCAATTCCCAAACTGGACATGCTTTCTCAACTAGAAGGAGGAGAAGAAcaatgggtccctgacccccaggaCTTAGAGGAGAGGGACATTCTGAGGGTCACATATACAG GTCTTCTTCACTTTTCCCTCCATTCCTGCTCTTTGCTCCTGACAAAAAAGACTACCACAGAACGGGAGAAGATAAGTCGCAGAATCTTCTGA
- the ZNF641 gene encoding zinc finger protein 641 isoform X5: MGLVTIKDVSLCFSQEEWRSLDPSQTDFYGEYVMQENCGIVVSLRFPIPKLDMLSQLEGGEEQWVPDPQDLEERDILRVTYTGDGSEHEGDTPELEAEPPRMLSSVSEDTVLWNPEHDESWDSMPRSSRGMLLGPPFLQEDSFSNLLCSTEMDSLLRPHTCPQCGKQFVWGSHLARHQQTHTGERPYSCLKCEKSFGRRHHLIRHQKTHLHDKTSRCSECGKNFRCNSHLASHQRVHAEGKSCKGQEVGESPGTRKRQRAPPVPKCHVCTECGKSFGRRHHLVRHWLTHTGEKPFQCPRCEKSFGRKHHLDRHLLTHQGQSPRNSWDRGTSVF, translated from the exons ATG GGCCTGGTAACCATCAAGGATGTGTCACTGTGCTTCTCTCAGGAGGAGTGGCGGAGCCTGGACCCCTCTCAGACAGACTTTTATGGAGAATATGTCATGCAGGAAAACTGTGGGATAGTAGTCTCTCTGA GATTTCCAATTCCCAAACTGGACATGCTTTCTCAACTAGAAGGAGGAGAAGAAcaatgggtccctgacccccaggaCTTAGAGGAGAGGGACATTCTGAGGGTCACATATACAG GAGATGGAAGTGAACATGAGGGGGATACCCCTGAACTAGAAGCAGAACCTCCCAGAATGTTATCCAGCGTGTCTGAAGATACTGTTCTCTGGAACCCGGAGCATGATGAGAGCTGGGATTCCATGCCCAGGAGCTCCAGAGGAATGCTCCTGGGGCCCCCTTTTCTTCAGGAAGATAGTTTCTCAAACCTGCTGTGTAGCACAGAGATGGATTCCCTGTTAAGACCCCACACATGCCCCCAGTGTGGGAAACAGTTTGTATGGGGCTCCCACCTTGCCAGGCATCAACAAACACACACTGGGGAGAGACCCTACAGCTGCCTCAAGTGTGAGAAGAGCTTTGGGCGAAGACATCACCTCATCAGGCACCAGAAAACCCACCTACATGACAAGACCAGCAGGTGCTCTGAGTGTGGTAAGAATTTCCGATGCAACTCCCATCTGGCCAGCCACCAGAGAGTGCATGCAGAAGGCAAATCCTGCAAAGGCCAAGAGGTTGGAGAGAGCCCTGGCACAAGGAAACGGCAGCGTGCCCCACCAGTGCCAAAGTGTCACGTGTGCACTGAATGTGGGAAGAGCTTTGGCCGAAGGCACCACCTTGTGAGACACTGGCTGACCCACACTGGGGAGAAGCCCTTCCAGTGCCCTCGCTGTGAGAAGAGCTTTGGCCGAAAACATCACCTGGACAGGCACCTGCTCACCCACCAGGGACAAAGTCCCCGGAACAGCTGGGACAGAGGAACATCTGTCTTTTGA